Proteins from one Pristis pectinata isolate sPriPec2 chromosome 34, sPriPec2.1.pri, whole genome shotgun sequence genomic window:
- the LOC127585909 gene encoding myosin heavy chain IB-like isoform X1 — translation MCGGWGRCSVPARPVCTFCFTSLLGPGWGGAGGRPGVQAADWDRGGAGGGPGVQAADWDRGGAGGGPGVQAADWDRGGAGGGPGVQAADWDRGGAGGGPGVQVADRDPGVQTVDRDRAAAPPCKSAPGLRHLWGDQNCTQHSKCGRTNVLYSCNMTS, via the exons ATGTGTGGAGGGTGGGGGCGGTGCTCTGTCCCCGCCCGTCCCGTCTGTACTTTCTGTTTCACTTCTCTGCTGggaccggggtgggggggtgcaggcGGCAGACCCGGGGTGCAGGCGGCGGACTGGGACCGGGGGGGTGCAGGCGGCGGACCCGGGGTGCAGGCGGCGGACTGGGACCGGGGGGGTGCAGGCGGCGGACCCGGGGTGCAGGCGGCGGACTGGGACCGGGGGGGTGCCGGCGGCGGACCCGGGGTGCAGGCGGCGGACTGGGACCGGGGGGGTGCAGGCGGCGGACCCGGGGTGCAGGTGGCGGACCGGGACCCGGGGGTGCAGACTGTTGATCGGGACCGGGCGGCGGCTCCGCCATGCAAGTCAGCACCGGG cctccgacacctctggggcgaccagaactgcacacaacactccaagtgcggccgaaccaacgttttatacagctgcaacatgacatcctga
- the LOC127585909 gene encoding proteasome subunit beta type-9-like isoform X2, whose translation MDLHPEIPLYLSVAEDPSTYRTTIMAVEFAGGVVIASDSRVSAGEAVVNRVMDKLSPLHQRIYCALSGSAADAQAIADIVNYQLELHR comes from the exons ATGGACCtgcaccccgagatccctctgtacctcagtgtggCTGAGGATCCTTCCACTTACCGT ACGACGATAATGGCGGTGGAGTTCGCCGGAGGAGTTGTGATCGCCTCTGACTCCCGTGTCTCGGCAGG GGAGGCAGTGGTGAACCGTGTGATGGACAagctctcccccctccaccagaGGATCTACTGTGCTCTGTCCGGCTCGGCGGCCGACGCCCAGGCCATTGCCGACATCGTCAACTACCAGCTGGAGCTGCACAGGTAA